The following are encoded together in the Kribbella sp. CA-293567 genome:
- a CDS encoding 5-(carboxyamino)imidazole ribonucleotide synthase yields the protein MKFERKDLPVGTPVVGMVGGGQLARMTQEVAVALGVQLRVLAEGPAVSAAQAVADAPVGDHRDPETVRRFAADADVVTFDHEHVPTELLRALEAEGVKVRPGPDALVHAQDKAVMRERLDTIGAPAPAHQVVGSKADIDDFAQRVGGFPIILKTTRGGYDGKGVWVATSADDPAVAEAFAAKVPILAEEKVDFVRELSAIVARSPHGQAVAYPIVESVQRDGICVEVTAPAPGLSSDQAAQAQQTALRIAGELGVVGILAVEMFEARDGRLLVNELAMRPHNTGHWSIEGAVTSQFENHLRAVLDLPLGSPAARAPYTVMVNVLGGDVEDMHLGLLHCMARDPGLKVHFYGKSVKPGRKVGHVTAYGDDLDEVRERARHAAAYLTGTIDE from the coding sequence GTGAAGTTCGAGCGCAAGGACCTTCCCGTCGGAACCCCGGTCGTCGGCATGGTCGGCGGTGGCCAGCTGGCCCGGATGACCCAGGAGGTCGCGGTCGCGCTGGGTGTCCAGCTGCGGGTGCTGGCCGAGGGGCCGGCCGTCTCCGCGGCGCAGGCCGTGGCCGATGCCCCGGTGGGCGACCACCGCGACCCCGAGACCGTACGCCGGTTCGCGGCTGACGCCGACGTGGTCACCTTCGACCACGAGCACGTCCCGACCGAGCTGCTCCGGGCCCTGGAGGCCGAGGGAGTGAAGGTCCGCCCCGGCCCCGACGCCCTCGTGCACGCGCAGGACAAGGCGGTGATGCGGGAGCGGCTGGACACCATCGGCGCCCCCGCTCCGGCCCATCAGGTGGTCGGGTCCAAGGCGGACATCGACGACTTCGCCCAGCGCGTCGGTGGCTTCCCGATCATCCTGAAGACCACCCGCGGTGGGTACGACGGCAAGGGCGTCTGGGTCGCCACCAGCGCCGACGATCCCGCGGTCGCCGAGGCGTTCGCCGCCAAGGTGCCGATCCTGGCCGAGGAGAAGGTCGACTTCGTCCGCGAGCTGTCCGCGATCGTCGCGCGCTCCCCGCACGGCCAGGCGGTGGCGTACCCGATCGTGGAGTCCGTCCAGCGGGACGGGATCTGCGTCGAGGTCACCGCGCCGGCTCCCGGGCTGAGCTCCGACCAGGCCGCGCAGGCTCAGCAGACCGCGCTGCGGATCGCCGGCGAGCTGGGCGTGGTCGGCATCCTCGCGGTCGAGATGTTCGAGGCCCGCGACGGCCGGCTGCTGGTCAACGAGCTCGCGATGCGCCCGCACAACACCGGTCACTGGTCGATCGAGGGCGCGGTCACCAGCCAGTTCGAGAACCACCTGCGCGCGGTCCTCGATCTGCCGCTCGGCTCGCCGGCCGCGCGGGCGCCGTACACGGTGATGGTGAACGTGCTGGGTGGCGATGTCGAGGACATGCATCTCGGGCTGCTGCACTGCATGGCGCGGGACCCGGGCCTGAAGGTCCACTTCTACGGCAAGTCCGTGAAGCCCGGCCGCAAGGTCGGCCACGTCACGGCGTACGGCGACGACCTGGACGAGGTTCGCGAGCGGGCCCGGCACGCGGCGGCGTACCTGACCGGCACCATCGACGAGTGA
- a CDS encoding GtrA family protein, which yields MKIVTTLYRQVEHLVHEVAKFGLVGLLGMVVDLPIYNWLVFDNPLVFGASGDGMLHDKPVTAKFISVTIATIATYLGNRHWTWRHRERTGLHREYVLFFVLNGIGLLIAAGCLGFSRYVLDQHSWLADNIAANFVGLGLGTLFRFWSYRKFVFKEEIALEEAEHGTEQHPAADSTGDLPVIR from the coding sequence TTGAAGATCGTCACAACGCTGTACCGCCAGGTGGAGCACCTGGTGCACGAAGTGGCCAAGTTCGGTCTGGTCGGACTGCTCGGTATGGTCGTCGACCTGCCGATCTACAACTGGCTGGTCTTCGACAACCCGCTCGTGTTCGGTGCGTCGGGCGACGGCATGCTGCACGACAAGCCGGTGACGGCGAAGTTCATCTCGGTCACCATCGCCACCATCGCGACCTACCTGGGCAACCGGCACTGGACCTGGCGGCACCGTGAGCGCACCGGGCTGCACCGCGAGTACGTGCTCTTCTTCGTACTGAACGGCATCGGCCTGCTGATCGCGGCCGGCTGCCTCGGCTTCTCCCGGTACGTGCTGGACCAGCACAGCTGGCTGGCCGACAACATCGCCGCCAACTTCGTCGGCCTGGGCCTGGGCACGCTGTTCCGCTTCTGGTCCTACCGCAAGTTCGTCTTCAAGGAAGAGATCGCCCTGGAAGAGGCGGAGCACGGCACCGAGCAGCACCCGGCCGCCGACTCCACCGGCGACCTTCCGGTCATCCGCTGA
- a CDS encoding GNAT family N-acetyltransferase yields MTDFDVRPAESGDYEELGAVFAGAMMFEPSADELGRSQFEPERALAVTDGEQIVGTTRALTRDLSVPGAVVPAAHVTGVGVRATHRRRGIMAQLISRQLRDVPEAIAVLWASESGIYGRFGYGAAAFGTSYEIDLHRVGPPSGRTAPGEVSVLPADDAAKELAPLLRTLQERRPGISGRSELGWQQRLVDKPEERGGKTARQVLVHRDETGTIDGYALWRGKLNWGPTGPANEVYLEELVTVRPTAYKALWQHLLTLDLAGTLHFGFAAVDEPLQQLVTTPTALNRRVSESLWVRVTDVARALGQRRYAVAVDLVLEVADELIPANAGRYRLTADGASVRCERTDDAADLSLSVTELGATYLGGRRLAEFAATGRVTEHTPGALDLATAAFGWPVAPVSVEIF; encoded by the coding sequence GTGACCGATTTCGACGTACGCCCGGCCGAGTCCGGGGACTACGAAGAGCTGGGCGCCGTGTTCGCCGGGGCGATGATGTTCGAGCCCTCGGCGGACGAGCTCGGCCGGAGCCAGTTCGAGCCCGAGCGGGCGCTGGCGGTGACCGACGGCGAGCAGATCGTCGGTACGACGCGGGCGCTGACCCGCGATCTGTCCGTCCCCGGCGCGGTGGTGCCGGCGGCTCACGTGACCGGAGTCGGCGTGCGGGCGACGCATCGCCGCCGCGGGATCATGGCGCAACTGATCAGCCGGCAACTGCGCGACGTACCGGAAGCGATCGCGGTGCTCTGGGCCAGCGAATCCGGCATCTACGGCCGGTTCGGCTACGGCGCCGCCGCGTTCGGGACGTCGTACGAGATCGACCTGCACCGGGTCGGGCCGCCGAGTGGGCGGACGGCTCCGGGCGAGGTCAGCGTGTTGCCCGCCGATGACGCCGCCAAGGAACTAGCTCCGCTGTTGCGAACGCTGCAGGAACGGCGCCCAGGCATCTCCGGCCGCTCCGAGCTGGGCTGGCAGCAGCGCTTGGTGGACAAGCCGGAGGAGCGTGGCGGCAAGACCGCCCGCCAGGTCCTGGTGCATCGTGACGAGACGGGCACCATCGACGGGTATGCGCTCTGGCGCGGCAAGCTGAACTGGGGGCCGACCGGACCGGCCAACGAGGTGTACCTCGAAGAGCTGGTGACCGTGCGGCCCACGGCGTACAAGGCACTGTGGCAGCACCTGCTCACCCTGGATCTGGCCGGCACGCTCCACTTCGGCTTCGCCGCCGTCGACGAGCCACTGCAGCAGCTCGTCACCACTCCGACCGCGCTGAACCGGCGCGTGAGCGAATCCCTGTGGGTCCGCGTGACCGATGTGGCCCGCGCCCTCGGACAACGCCGGTACGCCGTCGCGGTCGACCTGGTGCTGGAGGTGGCCGACGAGCTGATCCCGGCCAACGCCGGCCGCTACCGGCTGACCGCCGACGGCGCTTCCGTGCGCTGCGAGCGGACGGACGACGCGGCCGATCTGAGCCTGTCCGTGACCGAACTCGGCGCGACCTACCTCGGTGGCCGCAGGCTTGCCGAGTTCGCCGCGACCGGACGGGTCACGGAGCACACGCCCGGCGCTCTCGATCTCGCCACGGCGGCCTTCGGCTGGCCGGTCGCGCCGGTCAGCGTGGAGATTTTCTGA
- a CDS encoding baeRF2 domain-containing protein: MDVTRLSRIFTEDGPFASVLLDVSRDSETGAHEQELRVRAAAEELAQAGAPAEVVEAVSERLSEQVDLPAPAARTVVANRSGVVFDEVTHQRVDPPSVGWGPLPDLVGWLHLADRNLRFVLALVDHEGGDVAVYNSDIPEPESQTSAGGETTHVHKVPVGGWSALRYQHETENVWSRNADAVADEVQSVIRSGVRLVLVAGDPRSAAQVTERLENTPATVVRLESGGRAEDGGDEAQQQAIREALMAHVVSRRLELAHRLKDQLGQDSAVATGVREVAEAFVRGQVDTLLLDPAEAAEFEVVVREHPGLDLGAVPADKPLRADQALVAAAVRTSANVAVLPRAVLGGSPVAALLRWDDSSN; the protein is encoded by the coding sequence ATGGATGTCACGCGACTGAGCAGGATCTTTACCGAAGACGGGCCGTTCGCGAGCGTGCTGCTGGACGTGAGCCGCGATTCGGAGACCGGGGCGCACGAGCAGGAACTGCGGGTGCGTGCCGCTGCCGAGGAGCTCGCCCAGGCGGGCGCGCCGGCCGAGGTGGTCGAGGCCGTCTCCGAACGGCTGAGTGAGCAGGTCGACCTGCCGGCTCCGGCGGCCAGGACGGTGGTGGCCAACCGGTCCGGGGTCGTCTTCGACGAGGTGACTCACCAGCGGGTGGATCCGCCGTCGGTGGGCTGGGGACCGCTGCCGGATCTGGTGGGCTGGCTGCACCTGGCTGACCGCAACCTCCGGTTCGTGCTGGCGTTGGTCGACCACGAGGGCGGTGATGTGGCGGTCTACAACTCCGACATCCCGGAGCCCGAGAGCCAGACTTCGGCGGGTGGCGAGACCACCCACGTGCACAAGGTTCCGGTCGGTGGCTGGTCGGCGTTGCGCTACCAGCACGAGACGGAGAACGTCTGGAGCCGCAACGCCGACGCTGTCGCCGACGAGGTGCAGTCGGTGATCCGTAGCGGCGTCCGGCTGGTACTCGTGGCGGGTGACCCGCGCTCTGCCGCCCAGGTGACCGAGCGGCTGGAGAACACGCCGGCGACCGTGGTGCGGCTGGAATCCGGCGGCCGGGCGGAGGACGGTGGTGACGAGGCGCAGCAGCAGGCGATCCGAGAGGCGCTGATGGCGCACGTGGTGAGCCGGCGGCTGGAGCTCGCGCACCGCCTCAAGGACCAGCTCGGGCAGGACTCGGCGGTCGCCACCGGCGTCCGCGAAGTGGCCGAGGCGTTCGTGCGTGGCCAGGTGGACACGCTGTTACTGGATCCGGCCGAGGCGGCGGAGTTCGAGGTCGTCGTACGGGAGCATCCTGGGCTGGACCTGGGCGCAGTACCGGCGGACAAACCGCTGCGGGCGGATCAAGCGCTGGTGGCCGCTGCTGTCCGCACCAGCGCCAACGTGGCCGTGCTCCCCCGTGCAGTGCTCGGAGGTTCACCAGTGGCCGCGCTGCTGCGCTGGGACGACAGCAGCAACTGA
- a CDS encoding PH domain-containing protein has translation MAISAKLLGEDEHVVVSTRTHWKALIFPVFLLLVVAAGGGFLAAVVPEGNLQTPARIAIGVAGLLALLVFGAKPFLNWFFSTYTLTNRRLITRHGILTRTGRDIPLMRINDVSYEHGLIDRMLGCGTLQIQSASEGGQVILPDVPHVERMHLRMSDLLFGGPEGKPGDGILDDEAVPEHQVRRREPRPAANPEPDSETLFSSEDNDRR, from the coding sequence ATGGCGATCTCGGCGAAGTTGTTGGGTGAGGACGAGCACGTCGTCGTCAGCACCCGGACGCACTGGAAGGCACTGATCTTCCCGGTGTTCCTGCTGCTCGTGGTGGCGGCCGGCGGCGGGTTCCTCGCGGCCGTCGTACCGGAGGGCAACCTGCAGACTCCGGCCCGGATCGCGATCGGCGTCGCCGGGCTGCTGGCGCTGCTCGTGTTCGGCGCCAAGCCGTTCCTGAACTGGTTCTTCTCGACCTACACGCTGACCAACCGGCGGCTGATCACCCGGCACGGCATCCTGACCCGGACCGGCCGGGACATCCCGCTGATGCGGATCAACGACGTCTCCTACGAGCACGGTCTGATCGACCGGATGCTGGGCTGCGGGACGCTGCAGATCCAGTCCGCCAGCGAAGGCGGCCAGGTGATCCTGCCTGACGTCCCACACGTCGAGCGGATGCACCTGCGGATGTCCGACCTGCTCTTCGGTGGTCCCGAGGGCAAGCCCGGCGACGGCATCCTCGACGACGAGGCCGTGCCGGAACACCAGGTCCGGCGCCGGGAGCCGCGCCCCGCCGCGAATCCCGAGCCGGACTCCGAGACCCTCTTCAGCTCAGAGGACAACGACCGCCGCTGA
- a CDS encoding OFA family MFS transporter, producing the protein MGILSVLDREHTIAPPGYSRWLIPPAALAVHLCIGQAYATSVYKTSLTKHFDASQTEIGVIFSIAIVMLGLSAAIGGTWVERNGPRKSMFVSACFWAAGFGVGALGIGTGQLWLVYLGYGVIGGIGLGIGYISPVSTLIKWFPDRPGLATGLAIMGFGGGALVASPLSRQLLSLYDDNYDPGNSASVAGGSALVALFLTLGIGYFVIMMFGVFNIRVPADGWKPDGFDPSQVKAKALVTTSNVSAANAIRTPQFWLLWVVLLCNVTAGIGILEQASPMIQDFFRGDVGGKSTVAVGAAAGFVGLLSIFNMAGRFAWSTTSDIIGRKPIYAMYLGVGIIFYALLATIGHNSTALFVLFAAVILSFYGGGFATVPAYLRDLFGTYQVGAIHGRLLTAWSVAGVTGPLIINGFLDREGKPGTLTAEAYRPALFTMVGVLAIGFVANLLIRPVAERFHEKSQSAAAEATK; encoded by the coding sequence ATGGGCATCTTGTCCGTACTCGATCGCGAGCACACGATCGCACCACCGGGGTACAGCCGCTGGCTGATCCCACCGGCCGCGCTCGCGGTGCATCTGTGTATCGGCCAGGCGTACGCGACCAGCGTCTACAAGACCTCGCTGACCAAGCACTTCGACGCGAGCCAGACCGAGATCGGGGTCATCTTCAGCATCGCGATCGTGATGCTGGGCCTGTCCGCCGCGATCGGCGGCACCTGGGTGGAGCGCAACGGCCCTCGCAAGTCGATGTTCGTCTCCGCCTGTTTCTGGGCCGCCGGGTTCGGAGTAGGGGCCCTGGGCATCGGTACCGGTCAGCTCTGGCTGGTCTACCTCGGGTACGGCGTGATCGGCGGCATCGGCCTCGGAATCGGCTACATCTCCCCGGTCTCCACCCTGATCAAGTGGTTCCCCGACCGCCCGGGACTGGCCACCGGCCTGGCGATCATGGGCTTCGGCGGCGGCGCCCTGGTGGCCAGCCCGCTGTCGCGCCAGCTGCTCAGCCTGTACGACGACAACTACGACCCGGGCAACTCCGCCTCGGTGGCCGGCGGCAGCGCGCTGGTCGCCCTCTTCCTGACCCTGGGCATCGGCTACTTCGTGATCATGATGTTCGGCGTCTTCAACATCCGGGTCCCGGCCGACGGCTGGAAGCCGGACGGCTTCGATCCCTCGCAGGTGAAGGCCAAAGCCCTCGTCACCACCTCGAACGTCTCGGCCGCGAACGCGATCAGGACTCCGCAGTTCTGGCTGCTCTGGGTGGTCCTGCTCTGCAACGTGACCGCCGGTATCGGCATCCTGGAGCAGGCCAGCCCGATGATCCAGGACTTCTTCCGCGGCGACGTCGGCGGCAAGTCGACCGTGGCCGTCGGTGCGGCCGCCGGGTTCGTCGGCCTGCTGTCGATCTTCAACATGGCCGGGCGGTTCGCCTGGTCGACCACGTCGGACATCATCGGCCGCAAGCCGATCTACGCGATGTACCTCGGCGTCGGGATCATCTTCTACGCCCTGCTGGCCACCATCGGCCACAACAGCACCGCGCTGTTCGTCCTGTTCGCCGCGGTCATCCTGTCCTTCTACGGCGGCGGGTTCGCCACCGTCCCGGCGTACCTGCGGGATCTCTTCGGCACCTACCAGGTGGGCGCGATCCACGGCCGGCTGCTGACCGCGTGGTCGGTGGCCGGGGTCACCGGGCCGCTCATCATCAACGGGTTCCTCGACCGGGAGGGCAAGCCGGGCACGCTGACCGCCGAGGCCTACCGGCCGGCCCTGTTCACCATGGTCGGCGTACTGGCGATCGGGTTCGTCGCGAACCTGCTGATCCGGCCGGTCGCCGAGCGGTTCCACGAGAAGTCCCAGTCAGCTGCAGCGGAGGCCACGAAATGA
- a CDS encoding MFS transporter small subunit: MNQTPRLVVSWALVAVLLGYGIIQTLITAAKLFTS; the protein is encoded by the coding sequence ATGAACCAGACCCCTCGCCTCGTCGTCTCCTGGGCGCTGGTGGCCGTCCTGCTCGGCTACGGCATCATCCAGACCCTGATCACCGCGGCAAAGCTCTTCACTAGCTAG
- a CDS encoding biotin--[acetyl-CoA-carboxylase] ligase: MRSGSLWSQIDVLAETESTNAVVAAAARAGAAEGLVVAAEYQSSGRGRLGRTWTTPARSALLMSALLRPTGIPAHRWPWLGLLVPLAVASAVRQVGEIPAQVKWPNDVLVEDRKLAGILLERIDGPAAVVGIGLNVTLRADERPTEVATSMALEGAATTDRATVLAAVLRELAVRYEAWVRADGDPEVILPDYRELSATFGRQVRVELPNGVFLEGTASDLDSDGRLIVLTADGPHSLAAGDVTHLRSTS; the protein is encoded by the coding sequence GTGCGATCTGGCTCCCTGTGGAGTCAGATCGACGTACTGGCGGAGACAGAGTCGACCAATGCCGTCGTAGCGGCGGCGGCGCGCGCCGGAGCGGCTGAGGGGCTCGTGGTGGCGGCGGAGTACCAGTCGTCGGGTCGTGGGCGGCTGGGCCGCACGTGGACGACTCCTGCACGCTCTGCGCTGCTCATGTCGGCGTTGCTGCGTCCGACGGGCATTCCTGCCCACAGGTGGCCGTGGCTGGGGCTGCTGGTACCGCTGGCCGTCGCGTCCGCAGTTCGGCAGGTGGGTGAGATCCCGGCGCAGGTGAAGTGGCCGAACGACGTACTGGTGGAGGACCGCAAGCTGGCGGGCATCCTGCTGGAGCGGATCGACGGACCGGCAGCAGTGGTCGGCATCGGGCTCAACGTGACCCTCAGAGCGGACGAACGACCGACAGAGGTCGCTACGTCGATGGCGCTGGAGGGTGCAGCGACGACGGACCGGGCCACGGTGCTGGCCGCGGTACTGCGGGAGCTTGCTGTTCGCTACGAGGCCTGGGTGCGGGCTGACGGGGATCCGGAAGTGATCCTGCCGGACTACCGCGAGCTGTCGGCGACGTTCGGACGGCAGGTCCGGGTGGAGCTGCCCAACGGGGTGTTCCTGGAAGGCACTGCCTCAGACCTGGACTCCGACGGCCGGCTGATCGTGCTGACCGCCGACGGCCCCCATTCGCTGGCCGCCGGCGATGTCACGCATCTGCGGAGTACTAGCTAG
- a CDS encoding phosphoenolpyruvate carboxylase, with product MTETGSQANARTRTRARFEVPEELRADVRLLGELLGRILVEYAGQPLLDDVEKLRELTIAGDGEGAEALVASWPHERAEDVARAFTCYFHLTNLSEELHRARVLRERDRSGEAPAVSELAQAVEQIGADAGEQQARALLTGLEFRPVLTAHPTEARRRAALATIRRISALLEERSDPRAGDSELAENRRRLIEQIDILWRTSQLRTSRPTPLDEVRSAMAVFEETLFDVVGNVYRRLDDALAGEDAGIKQPVVAPFVRLGSWIGGDRDGNPNVTAAITREAMQIQADHVLRALELATDRLGRALTLDSATTPPSAPVRRILEDARAVNPELITDIETRSPSEPHRQLLLLAARRLAATRGRDADFGYPRASDFLHELKVLQDSLVSAGALRQAYGELQQLIWQVTSFGFHLAELEVRQHSSVHTKALEEVLGGGELSDQTEEVLATLRVIGQIQQRFGPEACRRYVVSFTRNAGDLAAVYELADAAMDGRPIDLDVVPLFETGEDLQNSVEVLDNAIQLTRVRHRLTANDRRFEVMLGYSDSAKDVGPVSATLALYDAQARITAWAQRNAIRLTLFHGRGGALGRGGGPANRAVLAQAPGSVSGRFKLTEQGEAIPARYGNAAIAQRHIEQVTAATLLASTPGIEERATVAAERFAVVGKTMDEASRTAYHRLVKAEGFAEWFGRVTPLEELGQLPLGSRPARRGVAVSSLEDLRAIPWVFAWSQARVNAPGWYGLGSALSAVDDVALLQDANKHWPLFQVMLENAEMSLAKTDRRILGRYLELGDRPGLTQQMLDEHELTTEWVLKVLGGDRLLSGRRVLGRAVELRNPYVDALSYLQLRALRTLRTDDSLDEQQIVRTRRLLLLTVSGVAAGLQNTG from the coding sequence AGTGCCCGAGGAGCTGCGCGCCGACGTGCGGCTGCTCGGCGAGCTGCTCGGCCGGATCCTGGTCGAGTACGCGGGTCAGCCGCTGCTCGACGACGTGGAGAAGCTTCGTGAACTGACCATCGCCGGAGACGGTGAGGGCGCCGAGGCACTGGTCGCCTCCTGGCCGCACGAGCGGGCCGAGGACGTCGCCCGCGCGTTCACCTGCTACTTCCACCTGACGAACCTGAGCGAGGAGCTGCACCGCGCCCGGGTACTGCGCGAGCGCGACCGTTCAGGTGAGGCGCCGGCGGTCTCCGAGCTGGCCCAGGCGGTCGAGCAGATCGGCGCCGACGCCGGCGAGCAGCAGGCGCGTGCCCTGCTCACCGGGCTCGAGTTCCGGCCGGTGCTGACGGCCCACCCGACCGAGGCGCGCCGCCGGGCCGCACTGGCGACCATCCGGCGGATCTCGGCGCTGCTGGAAGAGCGCAGCGACCCGCGGGCCGGTGACTCCGAGCTGGCCGAGAACCGGCGCCGCCTGATCGAGCAGATCGACATCCTCTGGCGTACGTCGCAGCTGCGGACCAGCCGGCCGACGCCGCTGGACGAGGTGCGCTCGGCGATGGCCGTCTTCGAGGAGACCCTCTTCGACGTCGTCGGCAACGTCTACCGCCGGCTGGACGACGCGCTGGCGGGGGAGGATGCCGGGATCAAGCAGCCCGTGGTGGCTCCTTTCGTCCGGCTCGGCTCCTGGATCGGCGGCGACCGCGACGGCAACCCGAACGTCACCGCCGCGATCACCCGCGAGGCCATGCAGATCCAGGCCGACCACGTACTGCGTGCGCTGGAGCTGGCGACCGACCGGCTCGGCCGGGCGCTCACCCTGGACTCGGCGACCACCCCGCCCTCAGCGCCGGTCCGCCGGATCCTCGAGGACGCCCGGGCGGTCAACCCGGAGCTGATCACCGACATCGAGACCCGCTCGCCCTCGGAGCCGCACCGCCAGCTCCTGCTGCTGGCGGCCCGCCGGCTGGCCGCCACCCGTGGCCGGGACGCCGACTTCGGCTACCCGCGGGCCTCCGACTTCCTGCACGAGCTGAAGGTCCTGCAGGACTCCCTGGTCAGCGCAGGAGCCCTGCGGCAGGCGTACGGCGAGCTGCAGCAGCTCATCTGGCAGGTCACCTCGTTCGGCTTCCACCTGGCCGAGCTGGAGGTCCGGCAGCACTCCTCCGTGCACACCAAGGCGTTGGAGGAGGTGCTGGGCGGCGGCGAGCTCTCCGACCAGACCGAGGAGGTGCTGGCCACCCTGCGTGTCATCGGGCAGATCCAGCAGCGCTTCGGCCCCGAGGCCTGCCGCCGGTACGTCGTGTCCTTCACCCGCAACGCGGGTGACCTCGCGGCGGTCTACGAGCTGGCTGACGCCGCCATGGACGGCCGGCCGATCGACCTGGACGTAGTACCGCTGTTCGAGACCGGCGAAGACCTGCAGAACTCCGTGGAGGTGCTGGACAACGCGATCCAGCTCACCCGGGTCAGGCACCGCCTGACGGCCAACGACCGCCGCTTCGAGGTCATGCTCGGCTACTCCGACTCGGCGAAGGACGTCGGCCCGGTGTCGGCCACCCTGGCCCTGTACGACGCGCAGGCGCGCATCACCGCGTGGGCTCAGCGCAACGCGATCCGCCTGACCCTGTTCCATGGCCGTGGCGGAGCACTCGGCCGCGGCGGAGGCCCCGCCAACCGCGCCGTACTGGCGCAGGCGCCTGGGTCGGTTTCGGGCCGGTTCAAGCTGACCGAGCAGGGGGAGGCCATCCCGGCTCGCTACGGCAACGCGGCGATCGCCCAGCGGCACATCGAGCAGGTCACCGCGGCCACGCTGCTGGCGTCCACACCGGGGATCGAGGAGCGCGCGACCGTTGCCGCCGAGCGCTTCGCCGTGGTGGGCAAGACGATGGACGAGGCCTCGCGGACGGCGTACCACCGGCTGGTGAAGGCGGAAGGGTTCGCCGAGTGGTTCGGGCGGGTCACGCCGCTGGAGGAGCTCGGGCAGCTGCCGCTCGGCTCCCGCCCGGCCCGCCGTGGTGTGGCGGTGTCGTCGCTGGAGGACCTGCGGGCGATCCCGTGGGTGTTTGCCTGGTCGCAGGCCCGCGTGAACGCGCCGGGCTGGTACGGGCTGGGCTCCGCGCTGTCGGCCGTCGACGACGTCGCGCTGTTGCAGGACGCGAACAAGCACTGGCCGCTGTTCCAGGTGATGCTCGAGAACGCCGAGATGTCACTGGCGAAGACCGACCGCCGGATCCTCGGTCGCTACCTCGAGCTGGGCGACCGGCCCGGCCTGACCCAGCAGATGCTGGACGAGCACGAGCTGACCACCGAGTGGGTGCTCAAGGTGCTCGGCGGCGACCGGCTGCTCAGCGGCCGCCGGGTGCTCGGCCGAGCGGTCGAGCTGCGCAACCCGTACGTCGATGCGCTGAGCTACCTGCAACTGCGCGCGCTGCGAACCCTGCGGACCGACGACTCGCTCGACGAGCAGCAGATCGTCCGGACCAGGCGACTGCTCCTGCTGACCGTGTCGGGCGTTGCCGCCGGCCTGCAGAACACCGGCTGA